A single genomic interval of Zingiber officinale cultivar Zhangliang chromosome 4A, Zo_v1.1, whole genome shotgun sequence harbors:
- the LOC121970209 gene encoding uncharacterized membrane protein YuiD-like — protein sequence MRKMDESASPGWQSSAPFFLFHGYPLVSAVLAFVIAQSAKIFTTWYDERRWDPKRLIGSGGMPSSHSATVVALAVATGLHDGWGSSSFATSTILAAVVICDASGVRLHAGKQAEVLNQLLYELPEEHPLYDYRPLHELLGHTPLQVAVGAVLGCAVAVVDQLVGTLARSAWQTELVDTS from the exons ATGAGAAAGATGGATGAATCTGCTTCGCCGGGGTGGCAATCGAgcgctcccttcttcctcttccacgGCTATCCGCTGGTCTCCGCCGTCCTCGCCTTTGTCATCGCTCAATCAGCCAAGATCTTCACTACCTG GTATGATGAAAGGCGCTGGGATCCTAAGCGGCTTATTGGTTCTGGTGGTATGCCTTCATCCCATTCAGCGACAGTGGTTGCGCTAGCAGTAGCCACTGGACTTCATGATGGCTGGGGCAGTTCTTCTTTTGCTACATCCACAATATTAGCAGCTGTG GTGATATGTGATGCTTCTGGCGTCCGATTGCATGCAGGAAAGCAGGCAGAG GTGTTAAATCAGCTTCTATATGAACTTCCAGAAGAGCATCCACTCTATGACTACAGACCACTGCACGAACTTCTTGGCCATACTCCTCTTCAG GTTGCAGTCGGTGCGGTACTGGGCTGTGCCGTAGCTGTAGTAGATCAATTAGTAGGCACATTGGCTCGAAGCGCATGGCAAACAGAATTAGTAGACACAAGTTGA
- the LOC121970208 gene encoding probable inactive leucine-rich repeat receptor-like protein kinase At3g03770 has translation MTPFCLSLTTFLLLFLLSEQAQTPHTQLLLQMRKQLEYPNLLDAWNTTDDLCYSPSSPNLSVTCNGSSVTELKIVGDKLANLGEYDCRSVPGKTLSAAFVVDSFVTTLARLTTLKVLILASLGIWGPLPAKIHRLYSLELLDLSSNFLCGSIPPKISAMAKLQTISLDGNHFNGTVPDWFASLANLTLVSLQRNSLAGPIPDSIGRISKLTGLVLSGNSISGEIPDLSRLNNLELLDLRDNKLNSELPDMPTRLVTVLLSKNSLAGEIPPQFGRLDRLQHLDLSFNLLEGTPPAALFSLPNISYLNLASNSLSGSLPDSLTCSGQLGFVDMSTNRLSGELPSCLISNSNKIVLNFSWNCLSVDTQHQHDSEFCHLSSMNEMDSRKKNRPPLVVVIVSGILVVMILALLFLVVSRRRNCHRAVVEQGVSLKPAPDNSAAGISSELLANARFISETMKLGTQELPTHRAFSLEELKEATNNFEHSAFIGEGSIGKLYKGRLENGILVAIRCLALFKKYSIRNLKLRLDLLSKLRHPHLVCLLGHCIDTEQDDSSVNRVFLIYEYVSNGDLRAHLSEHGPEKALKWSDRLAVLIGIGKAVHFLHTGVIPGFFNNRLKANNILLDEHLIAKVSDYGLSIITEEIYKHEANAECRKPTYRRSPYLEMAHLEDDVYSFGSILLEALMGPALSKKGAEHCLKELAMLSANQMEQSSILDPVVASSSQESLSITISITSKCMSRESSRPSIEDVLWNLQYAAQVQATADGDQSRAT, from the exons ATGACACCTTTTTGCTTGTCCCTAACAACCTTCTTGCTCTTGTTCCTTCTATCGGAGCAAGCTCAAACACCACACACACAGTTACTGCTGCAGATGAGGAAGCAACTTGAGTACCCAAATCTGCTCGATGCTTGGAACACCACCGACGATCTCTGTTACTCACCTTCTTCCCCAAACCTAAGCGTCACTTGCAATGGAAGCTCAGTCACAGAGCTCAAGATTGTGGGCGACAAGCTCGCGAACCTCGGCGAGTATGATTGCCGCTCAGTCCCAGGGAAGACACTGTCCGCAGCCTTCGTCGTCGATTCCTTCGTCACAACTCTGGCCAGGCTGACCACGCTGAAAGTTCTTATCTTGGCTTCTTTAGGGATCTGGGGGCCTCTTCCAGCCAAGATTCACCGACTGTATTCGCTCGAACTACTCGATCTGAGCTCTAATTTCTTGTGCGGTTCCATTCCTCCTAAGATTTCTGCCATGGCAAAGCTTCAGACGATCTCCCTTGATGGAAACCATTTCAATGGCACAGTTCCAGATTGGTTTGCATCATTAGCAAACCTCACACTCGTGAGCTTGCAAAGAAATAGCCTCGCCGGGCCGATCCCCGATTCGATAGGAAGAATTAGCAAGCTCACCGGACTTGTTTTGTCCGGCAATAGTATTTCCGGTGAAATCCCTGATCTTAGTAGGCTAAACAATCTCGAGTTGTTGGATTTGAGGGATAACAAGTTAAATTCTGAGCTGCCAGACATGCCGACTCGTCTGGTTACAGTCTTGCTTAGCAAGAACTCACTGGCCGGTGAGATTCCACCGCAATTTGGGCGATTGGATCGGCTTCAGCACCTCGATTTATCGTTTAACTTACTGGAGGGCACTCCACCTGCTGCATTGTTCTCTTTGCCAAACATAAGCTATTTGAACCTCGCGTCTAACTCGCTCAGTGGATCACTGCCGGACAGTTTAACTTGCAGTGGTCAACTTGGATTTGTCGACATGTCTACTAACAGGCTCAGCGGTGAATTACCGTCTTGTTTGATCTCCAATTCTAATAAGATTGTTTTAAACTTCAGTTGGAACTGTCTCTCCGTTGATACTCAGCATCAGCATGATTCTGAATTCTGCCATTTGAGTTCCATGAATGAGATGGATTCCAGAAAGAAGAACAGGCCGCCGTTGGTTGTTGTTATTGTCAGTGGAATTCTCGTTGTGATGATATTGGCTTTGTTATTTCTTGTTGTGTCTCGAAGAAGAAACTGCCATCGAGCAGTTGTGGAACAAGGAGTATCGCTAAAGCCAGCACCAGATAATTCAGCTGCAGGAATATCATCTGAGCTTCTTGCCAATGCAA GGTTTATTTCTGAAACAATGAAGCTTGGAACACAAGAATTGCCGACGCATCGGGCATTTTCCTTGGAGGAATTGAAAGAAGCCACAAACAATTTCGAGCATTCAGCATTCATTGGTGAGGGATCGATCGGCAAG TTGTACAAAGGGAGATTGGAAAATGGAATCCTTGTGGCTATACGATGCTTGGCATTGTTCAAGAAGTACTCGATTAGAAATCTGAAGCTGCGGTTGGATCTGCTATCGAAACTTCGCCATCCCCACTTGGTCTGCCTCTTGGGCCACTGCATTGATACAGAACAAGACGATTCTAGTGTCAACAGAGTCTTCCTCATCTATGAATATGTCTCTAATGGAGATCTCCGCGCACATTTGTCCG AACACGGCCCTGAGAAGGCGCTTAAGTGGTCAGATAGACTAGCAGTTTTGATAGGCATTGGAAAGGCGGTCCACTTCTTACACACCGGAGTAATTCCAGGCTTCTTCAACAATAGACTGAAAGCAAACAATATCTTACTTGATGAACATTTGATAGCTAAAGTGAGTGACTATGGGTTATCAATTATAACAGAAGAAATCTACAAGCACGAG GCAAATGCAGAATGTCGAAAACCTACTTACCGAAGATCGCCATATCT GGAAATGGCACACTTGGAAGATGATGTTTATTCGTTCGGTTCCATTTTACTAGAAGCGCTTATGGGGCCGGCACTTTCGAAGAAAGGTGCTGAACATTGCCTAAAGGAACTG GCCATGTTATCGGCTAACCAGATGGAGCAAAGCAGCATTCTTGATCCGGTTGTAGCCTCTTCCTCGCAAGAGTCTCTATCGATCACGATATCTATCACAAGCAAGTGCATGTCCCGGGAGTCTTCTCGCCCCTCGATAGAGGATGTGCTGTGGAACCTGCAATATGCCGCACAGGTCCAGGCCACGGCCGACGGGGACCAGAGCCGGGCCACCTAA